The following are encoded together in the Paludisphaera mucosa genome:
- a CDS encoding BlaI/MecI/CopY family transcriptional regulator yields MADVAPTPRELEALKVLWRRGPATVREVHREMQPRDGELAYTTVLSLLQTMEQKGFVGHEPAGKAYAYFAKVRRDGVFRKLAGGFLDQVFDGAMGEYVARALQSRKPTVAELEEIEAMIAEAKALARDRDAKGGA; encoded by the coding sequence ATGGCCGACGTCGCGCCCACGCCTCGGGAACTGGAGGCGCTGAAGGTCCTTTGGCGCCGGGGGCCCGCGACCGTCCGCGAGGTGCATCGCGAGATGCAGCCCCGTGACGGGGAGCTGGCCTACACCACGGTGCTCAGCCTGCTGCAGACGATGGAGCAGAAGGGGTTCGTGGGCCACGAGCCCGCGGGCAAGGCGTACGCCTACTTCGCCAAGGTCCGGCGCGACGGCGTCTTCCGCAAGTTGGCCGGGGGCTTCCTCGACCAGGTCTTCGACGGCGCGATGGGCGAATACGTCGCCCGCGCGCTCCAGTCGCGAAAGCCGACCGTCGCCGAGCTGGAGGAGATCGAGGCGATGATCGCCGAGGCCAAGGCGCTGGCACGGGACCGCGACGCGAAGGGGGGTGCGTGA
- a CDS encoding MlaD family protein, whose amino-acid sequence MRPRTSMREVWIGLVVLAALGGVVALAGLASDGPGFLARQATFDVVFRDGQGIRVGSPVRIAGLDAGNVVDLSLVEVEGALRARVRLSLPASLLKKLRQDVKVTIAPGLTGMSHVNIVSSGASDVTLVAGQKITGVESSFFDPIIEQVGLGPQERNHLSHTIGEIRQTVDAVGPRLRQILASFEDASGNVKEMSDSLRPAIENTVGRVEDLAKRIGATSPRIEAAVTRFDVITRLVELILSDNRENLRLTIGSARDAVGSVKDVLSVHRPKIDRTIEQVDMLAARANRVAYQADLLTTQGVQIVTNGRADIERSISNVRDATDWGDKLVQKIYTNPFVLSPFYKPSNEDLRVQAVYDTAQVFSKGAQELHDAAKTFDVLLARPATPEQQQEMQKLQQRVQALTQGLGQTSQQLAEGLKAPAQSGRLRR is encoded by the coding sequence ATGCGTCCACGTACATCGATGCGGGAAGTCTGGATCGGCCTGGTGGTGCTCGCCGCGCTCGGCGGCGTGGTCGCGCTGGCGGGGCTGGCGAGCGACGGCCCCGGGTTCCTCGCCCGCCAGGCGACGTTCGACGTCGTCTTCCGCGACGGCCAGGGGATCCGGGTCGGCAGCCCGGTCCGGATCGCCGGGCTCGACGCCGGCAACGTCGTCGATCTGTCGCTGGTCGAGGTCGAGGGCGCGCTGCGGGCGCGGGTTCGGCTGTCGCTGCCGGCGAGCCTGCTCAAGAAGCTCCGGCAGGACGTCAAGGTCACGATCGCGCCGGGGCTCACCGGCATGAGCCACGTCAACATCGTCTCGTCGGGCGCGTCCGACGTCACGCTCGTGGCCGGCCAGAAGATCACCGGGGTCGAGTCGTCGTTCTTCGACCCGATCATCGAGCAGGTCGGGCTGGGGCCGCAGGAGCGCAACCACCTCAGCCACACCATCGGCGAGATCCGCCAGACGGTCGACGCCGTCGGCCCCCGCCTGCGGCAGATCCTGGCCTCGTTCGAGGACGCCTCGGGCAACGTCAAGGAGATGAGCGACTCGCTCCGGCCGGCCATCGAGAACACCGTCGGCCGCGTCGAGGACCTGGCCAAGCGGATCGGCGCGACCTCGCCCCGGATCGAGGCGGCCGTCACCCGGTTCGACGTCATCACCCGCCTGGTCGAGCTGATCCTCAGCGACAACCGCGAGAACCTGCGGCTGACCATCGGCTCGGCCAGGGACGCCGTCGGCTCGGTCAAGGACGTCCTGTCCGTCCACCGGCCCAAGATCGACCGCACCATCGAGCAGGTCGACATGCTCGCGGCGCGGGCCAACCGGGTCGCCTACCAGGCCGACCTGCTGACGACCCAGGGGGTGCAGATCGTCACCAACGGCCGCGCCGACATCGAGCGGTCGATCTCCAACGTCCGCGACGCCACCGACTGGGGCGACAAGCTCGTCCAGAAGATCTACACCAACCCGTTCGTCCTCAGCCCCTTCTACAAGCCGTCCAACGAGGACCTGCGGGTGCAGGCCGTCTACGACACGGCCCAGGTCTTCAGCAAGGGGGCCCAGGAGCTGCACGACGCCGCCAAGACCTTCGACGTCCTGCTCGCCCGCCCCGCCACGCCCGAACAGCAGCAGGAGATGCAGAAGCTCCAGCAGCGCGTCCAGGCCCTCACCCAGGGCCTGGGCCAGACGTCGCAACAGCTGGCCGAGGGCCTCAAGGCCCCGGCCCAGTCCGGCCGGCTCCGGCGCTAG
- a CDS encoding flagellar biosynthesis anti-sigma factor FlgM, giving the protein MEIFGAGGAQGPQPIFPRLAPFNVDAGSTVHAGAPRDQVEISPLGQMLDGISRLPEIRHERVEEIRRQIAEGTYDTPERLELALDRMLSEFIG; this is encoded by the coding sequence ATGGAAATCTTCGGCGCAGGGGGCGCGCAAGGCCCTCAACCCATTTTCCCGCGACTGGCCCCGTTCAACGTCGACGCCGGCAGCACGGTTCACGCCGGCGCGCCTCGCGACCAGGTCGAAATCTCGCCGCTCGGCCAGATGCTCGACGGCATCAGCCGCCTGCCCGAGATCCGGCACGAGCGGGTCGAGGAGATCCGCCGCCAGATCGCCGAGGGGACCTACGACACCCCCGAACGGCTCGAGCTGGCCCTCGACCGGATGCTCTCCGAATTCATCGGCTGA
- a CDS encoding ABC transporter permease, with protein MAMSAGGHVSESPGWLAPIGWVGRTATGTLSYLGATALLTLSAGAAIVRGRDDDETTLRAATTHELSWMLWAGFPLVALVHVAMGSFLSMQAYFGSTFVDGTGAVVGVGLLRNLASMMTGLTLAGLLPGRIVPELRRLRRGPADLPFGRTAAARMLAAVAATPLLSLWGCVVGTVVGWKSSEALMGLSTDMYFLMLVRMLWYRDVVGVLVKGVLFGLVTSAFACAEGLRDLEPEADAGDEAVATMSSVVRASCLAMAAILLLNMTWFLFVYHAVPVYGPSLLQPPTP; from the coding sequence ATGGCGATGAGCGCGGGCGGGCACGTCTCGGAGTCGCCGGGCTGGCTGGCCCCGATCGGGTGGGTCGGCCGGACGGCCACCGGGACCCTGAGCTACCTGGGCGCGACGGCCCTGCTGACGCTGTCGGCGGGGGCCGCGATCGTGCGGGGACGCGACGACGACGAGACGACGCTCCGCGCGGCCACGACGCACGAGCTGTCGTGGATGCTCTGGGCGGGCTTCCCGCTGGTGGCCCTGGTCCACGTGGCGATGGGCTCGTTCCTGTCGATGCAGGCGTACTTCGGCAGCACGTTCGTCGACGGCACCGGGGCCGTGGTGGGCGTCGGCCTGCTGCGCAACCTGGCCTCGATGATGACCGGCCTGACCCTCGCCGGCCTGCTCCCCGGCCGGATCGTCCCCGAGCTGCGGCGGCTGCGCCGGGGCCCGGCGGACCTCCCCTTCGGGCGGACGGCCGCGGCGCGGATGCTGGCGGCGGTCGCGGCGACCCCCCTGCTCTCGCTCTGGGGCTGCGTGGTCGGCACGGTCGTGGGCTGGAAGTCGTCGGAGGCCCTGATGGGCCTCTCGACGGACATGTACTTCCTGATGCTCGTCCGGATGCTCTGGTATCGCGACGTCGTCGGCGTGCTGGTCAAGGGCGTCCTGTTCGGGCTGGTCACCTCCGCCTTCGCCTGCGCCGAGGGCCTTCGGGACCTGGAGCCCGAGGCCGACGCCGGCGACGAGGCCGTCGCGACCATGAGCTCGGTCGTGCGGGCGTCGTGCCTGGCGATGGCGGCGATCCTGCTGCTGAACATGACCTGGTTCCTCTTCGTGTACCACGCGGTCCCGGTCTACGGGCCCTCGCTTCTGCAACCGCCGACCCCGTGA